From Paraburkholderia sabiae, a single genomic window includes:
- a CDS encoding aspartate carbamoyltransferase: MSVPQQAFLRDAMRRLNLTRDGFATRIGVSKRALDTWLLPDDSQESRAMPEIVERFVSEIVVNGAPAEKHTQSVDSQSLASQMLFEGKPQLLSVDQFSRDAVEALFRVADIMQPIARRRKISRVLEGAVLGNLFFEASTRTRVSFGAAFCRLGGSVCDTTGFTFSSMAKGESIYDTSRVMSGYVDALVIRHPEQGSVAEFARATNIPVINGGDGPGEHPSQALLDLYTIQREFSRLGKIVDGAHIALVGDLKYGRTVHSLVKLLALYRGIKFTLISPPSLEMPAYIVDQISRNGHVVEQTHDLANGLRGADVVYATRIQKERFADESFEGYTPDFQINQALVDTVCGADTLIMHPLPRDSRPGANDLSTDLNHDSRLAIFRQTDNGIPVRMAIFAVLLGVEKLVQHSMRDAAWRPPAYLGPDDAVFHGID, encoded by the coding sequence ATGAGCGTCCCGCAACAAGCCTTTCTCCGTGACGCGATGCGGCGTCTGAACCTCACCCGCGACGGCTTCGCGACGCGTATCGGCGTGTCGAAGCGCGCACTCGATACCTGGCTGCTGCCCGACGATTCGCAGGAATCGCGCGCGATGCCGGAAATCGTCGAGCGCTTCGTGTCGGAAATCGTCGTCAACGGCGCACCCGCCGAAAAACATACGCAAAGCGTAGATTCGCAGTCGCTCGCCAGCCAGATGCTGTTCGAAGGCAAACCGCAGCTTCTTTCCGTCGACCAGTTCTCGCGCGACGCCGTCGAAGCCCTCTTCCGCGTCGCCGATATCATGCAGCCCATCGCGCGCCGCCGGAAAATCTCGCGCGTGCTGGAAGGCGCGGTGCTCGGCAACCTGTTCTTCGAAGCCAGCACGCGGACCCGCGTGAGCTTCGGCGCGGCGTTCTGCCGGCTGGGCGGCTCGGTGTGCGACACGACGGGCTTCACGTTTTCGTCGATGGCCAAGGGCGAGTCGATCTATGACACGAGCCGCGTCATGTCCGGCTACGTCGACGCCCTTGTGATCCGCCATCCGGAACAGGGCTCCGTGGCCGAGTTCGCGCGCGCGACCAACATTCCCGTCATTAACGGCGGCGACGGCCCCGGCGAGCACCCGAGCCAGGCGCTGCTCGACCTGTATACGATCCAGCGCGAGTTCTCTCGTCTCGGCAAGATCGTCGACGGTGCACATATCGCGCTGGTCGGCGACCTGAAGTACGGGCGCACCGTGCATTCGCTCGTCAAGCTGCTCGCGCTGTATCGCGGCATCAAGTTCACGCTCATTTCGCCGCCGTCGCTCGAAATGCCCGCGTATATCGTCGATCAGATTTCGCGCAACGGCCACGTCGTCGAGCAGACGCACGATCTCGCCAACGGCCTGCGCGGCGCGGACGTCGTCTACGCGACGCGCATCCAGAAGGAGCGTTTCGCCGACGAATCGTTCGAAGGCTACACGCCCGACTTCCAGATCAATCAGGCGCTGGTGGATACCGTGTGCGGCGCGGACACGCTGATCATGCACCCGCTGCCGCGCGACAGCCGCCCCGGCGCGAACGATCTGAGCACGGACCTGAACCACGACTCGCGCCTCGCGATCTTCCGTCAGACGGACAACGGGATTCCCGTGCGGATGGCGATCTTCGCGGTGCTGCTAGGCGTCGAGAAGCTGGTTCAACATTCGATGCGCGATGCCGCGTGGCGCCCGCCCGCGTATCTCGGCCCGGACGATGCCGTGTTTCATGGCATCGACTGA
- the dapA gene encoding 4-hydroxy-tetrahydrodipicolinate synthase → MSNFSGIWIPLVTPFSADGAVDHAALRRLIGLYAEAGVAGVVALGTTGEPSSLDAAEQEAVLATTLDAAGGALPVIVGVSGNNARSMRERVLRLNALPLAGLLISAPYYVRPSQAGIADHFTMLADASEHPVVLYDIPARTGIRIELDTLLALAAHPRIQAIKDCAGSLDTTLSLILDGRLQVLAGDDVRIFDTLCMGGSGAIAASAHIWPERFVALDRALKAGRLDEGRALFHALVPLIRALTSESNPAPVKAALAAQGLMARDLRAPMTQASETLRARLQHMLAM, encoded by the coding sequence ATGTCCAATTTTTCGGGTATCTGGATTCCGCTTGTCACACCGTTTTCCGCCGACGGCGCCGTCGATCACGCGGCGTTGCGTCGCCTGATCGGGCTATATGCCGAGGCGGGCGTCGCGGGCGTCGTCGCGCTCGGCACGACGGGCGAGCCGTCGTCGCTCGATGCCGCCGAGCAGGAGGCCGTGCTCGCGACCACGCTCGACGCGGCGGGCGGCGCGTTGCCGGTGATCGTCGGCGTGTCGGGCAATAACGCCCGAAGCATGCGCGAGCGTGTGCTGCGTCTGAACGCGCTGCCACTCGCGGGCCTGCTGATTTCCGCGCCGTACTACGTGCGGCCGTCGCAAGCGGGCATCGCCGATCACTTCACGATGCTCGCCGACGCGAGCGAGCATCCCGTCGTTCTGTACGACATTCCCGCGCGCACCGGCATTCGCATCGAGCTGGACACGCTGCTCGCGCTCGCCGCGCATCCGCGCATTCAGGCGATCAAGGATTGCGCGGGCTCGCTCGACACGACGCTCTCATTGATTCTCGATGGCCGCTTGCAGGTGCTGGCCGGCGACGACGTCCGCATCTTCGACACGCTCTGTATGGGCGGCAGCGGCGCGATCGCGGCGTCGGCGCATATCTGGCCCGAGCGTTTCGTCGCACTCGATCGCGCGCTGAAGGCCGGGCGGCTCGACGAAGGACGCGCGCTGTTCCATGCGCTCGTGCCGTTGATCCGCGCGCTGACGTCCGAGTCGAACCCCGCGCCCGTGAAGGCGGCGCTCGCGGCGCAAGGCTTGATGGCGAGGGATCTGCGCGCGCCTATGACGCAAGCAAGCGAAACCTTGCGCGCACGTTTGCAGCACATGCTCGCGATGTGA
- a CDS encoding M23 family metallopeptidase: protein MSLIWGTGRNLTNGSVRFVTRRAALTVALIAACGSSALALTAGIVIGRDHPKLDATGVGNDGNDSRVRRDYTITELGKLNAAIEQMDPRLTRLASQIATLHDFETRLKTIKTLPRPVFAPPALPASDVLGDDAGDDVVGTRSTAVLKREPADKPKEEPDGKASESAAQDAEGGPSLPPRRCDEPVAHPARDAGALHEQIACLVATLSALEQEVTLHVANWESFPGRMPVDGARFGSPFGNRVDPFTHHLSFHPGVDLVAMSGTPILAAAGGRVIHAGPQGGYGNAVEIDHGNGLITRYGHASKIVVQEGDLVLPRQHIADVGTTGRSTGPHLHFEVLVNGAPVDPTDYLALFMGPSHG from the coding sequence ATGTCGCTGATCTGGGGAACCGGCAGGAATCTGACGAACGGCTCGGTGCGCTTCGTCACGCGGCGAGCCGCGCTAACCGTCGCGTTGATCGCCGCTTGCGGCAGCTCGGCGCTGGCGTTGACGGCGGGCATCGTGATTGGTCGCGATCATCCGAAGCTCGATGCTACGGGCGTGGGCAACGACGGCAACGACAGCCGCGTCAGGCGCGACTACACGATCACCGAACTCGGCAAGCTGAACGCGGCCATCGAGCAGATGGACCCGCGTCTGACGCGGCTCGCTTCGCAGATCGCGACGCTGCACGACTTCGAAACGCGCCTGAAGACGATCAAGACCTTGCCGCGCCCCGTGTTTGCGCCGCCCGCGCTGCCCGCGAGCGATGTGCTCGGCGACGACGCTGGCGACGATGTGGTCGGCACGCGATCCACTGCCGTTCTGAAACGTGAACCGGCCGACAAGCCGAAAGAAGAACCCGACGGCAAAGCCAGCGAATCCGCCGCGCAAGACGCCGAAGGCGGCCCGTCGCTGCCGCCGCGCCGCTGCGACGAACCGGTCGCCCATCCTGCACGCGACGCCGGCGCGCTTCACGAACAGATCGCCTGTCTCGTCGCGACGCTGTCGGCGCTCGAACAGGAAGTCACGCTGCACGTCGCGAACTGGGAGTCGTTCCCGGGGCGCATGCCCGTCGACGGCGCGCGCTTCGGCTCGCCGTTCGGCAATCGCGTCGATCCGTTCACGCATCACCTGAGTTTTCATCCGGGCGTCGATCTCGTCGCGATGTCGGGCACGCCCATTCTCGCCGCGGCGGGCGGCCGCGTGATCCACGCGGGACCGCAGGGCGGCTACGGCAATGCCGTCGAGATCGATCACGGCAACGGCCTGATCACGCGCTACGGACACGCATCGAAGATCGTCGTGCAGGAGGGTGATCTCGTGCTGCCGCGCCAGCATATCGCCGATGTCGGCACGACGGGCCGTTCGACGGGGCCGCATCTGCACTTCGAAGTGCTCGTCAACGGCGCGCCCGTCGATCCCACCGACTATCTCGCACTTTTCATGGGGCCATCGCATGGCTGA
- a CDS encoding bactofilin family protein — MFSKKKSPGVSQNKLATLIAHDVHITGDLEFSDGLRMDGHVKGNVTGKPGCETLLVLSDRGSITGNVYGYDVIVNGRITGDVIADHFVELQENAHITGNIYYQQLRMDVGASVDGKLTRRDVLPAVASPHVEPASFALQSPNATDGER; from the coding sequence ATGTTCAGCAAGAAGAAGTCACCCGGCGTTTCCCAGAACAAACTGGCGACGCTCATTGCACATGACGTGCACATCACCGGCGACCTCGAATTCAGCGACGGCCTGCGCATGGACGGTCACGTGAAAGGCAACGTGACGGGCAAGCCGGGATGCGAGACGCTGCTGGTGCTGAGCGATCGCGGCTCGATCACGGGCAACGTGTATGGCTACGACGTGATCGTCAACGGCCGCATCACGGGCGACGTGATCGCCGATCATTTTGTCGAGTTGCAGGAGAACGCGCATATCACGGGCAACATCTATTACCAGCAATTGCGGATGGACGTGGGCGCGTCGGTGGACGGCAAGCTGACGCGCCGCGATGTGTTGCCCGCGGTCGCGAGTCCGCATGTCGAGCCCGCGTCGTTCGCGCTGCAAAGCCCGAACGCGACGGACGGCGAACGCTGA
- a CDS encoding putative bifunctional diguanylate cyclase/phosphodiesterase codes for MQSTYNLGLVVVSLAVATLASFTALDLAGRISTMASARLRHLWLAGGAAAMGTGVWSMHFIGMLAFSLPIPLGYDFSITGYSLVIAMIVSYFALHQVARPTLSIQRLVTGGVLMGFGIAGMHYTGMAAMQMEPGIQYRPGLFAASIAIAIAASIAALRIAHTLRDSNQHRVLLKRIGAACVMGLAITGMHYTGMAAADFLPGSVCGAARGVNAQWLATTIILFTFAILIVTLILSRFDARTTFLAGSVSLLNNQIVRLATYDTLTDLPNRRTLTERIERAIHASKLNGRGFAILFMDLDGFKTINDSLGHAFGDEVLKSFSHSLRQCVRNVDTVARLGGDEFVVLAENLSAPQDAEKMAEAVLERMRKGIETQSQTLQVMPSIGIALYPQDGHSVDELLKHADAAMYEAKRGGRSTYRFFEAHMNEAAMRTLKIQSALHEALGKGYFSLHFQPKFRGDSGEVAGAEALIRLNHPDIGVLAPMEFIPIAERSGQIVQIGYWVVRETCRQIRRWEKSGLPSMKVAINLSPRQMTQPDLVTQTLEIVRTEGVDCSQIMFEITETVAMQDAAKTTEMIREFQDSGFEISIDDFGTGYSSLAYLQRFRVKQLKIDRFFTNGLDADGHEGSAIVQAIIALAHSLEMDVVAEGVETASQLDKLKDLQCDEMQGFLLGKPLTADAFSALLQERMTAV; via the coding sequence ATGCAGAGCACTTACAATCTGGGTCTGGTTGTCGTGTCGCTCGCCGTCGCAACACTAGCTTCATTCACGGCGCTCGACCTGGCCGGACGTATTTCGACAATGGCATCGGCACGCTTGCGCCACCTCTGGCTCGCAGGCGGCGCAGCCGCAATGGGCACGGGCGTCTGGTCGATGCACTTCATCGGCATGCTCGCCTTCTCGCTGCCGATTCCGCTCGGCTACGACTTCTCGATCACCGGCTACTCGCTCGTCATCGCGATGATCGTGTCGTACTTCGCGCTTCACCAGGTGGCGCGTCCGACACTCTCCATCCAGCGTCTCGTCACAGGCGGCGTGCTGATGGGCTTCGGCATCGCGGGCATGCACTACACGGGCATGGCGGCGATGCAGATGGAGCCGGGCATTCAATACCGGCCGGGACTCTTCGCCGCGTCCATCGCGATTGCGATTGCGGCTTCGATCGCCGCGCTGCGGATCGCGCACACGTTGCGCGACTCGAACCAGCATCGCGTGCTGCTCAAGCGCATCGGCGCAGCCTGCGTAATGGGCCTCGCGATCACGGGCATGCACTACACGGGCATGGCCGCCGCCGATTTCCTGCCCGGCTCGGTGTGCGGCGCGGCGCGCGGCGTCAACGCACAGTGGCTCGCCACGACGATCATCCTCTTCACGTTCGCGATTCTGATCGTCACGCTGATCCTGTCGCGCTTCGATGCACGCACGACTTTCCTCGCCGGTTCGGTATCGCTGCTGAACAACCAGATCGTGCGCCTCGCCACCTACGACACGCTCACCGATCTGCCGAACCGCCGCACGCTGACGGAGCGCATCGAGCGCGCGATTCATGCGTCGAAACTCAACGGCCGCGGATTCGCGATCCTGTTCATGGATCTCGACGGCTTCAAGACGATCAACGATTCGCTCGGTCACGCATTCGGCGACGAAGTGCTGAAGTCGTTCTCGCACAGCCTGCGGCAATGCGTGCGCAACGTCGATACCGTCGCGCGACTCGGCGGCGACGAGTTCGTCGTGCTGGCCGAAAATCTCAGCGCGCCGCAAGACGCCGAGAAGATGGCGGAAGCCGTGCTCGAACGGATGCGCAAGGGCATCGAAACGCAGAGCCAGACGCTGCAGGTCATGCCGAGTATCGGCATTGCGCTGTATCCGCAGGACGGCCATTCCGTCGACGAACTGCTCAAGCACGCCGACGCCGCGATGTACGAAGCGAAGCGCGGCGGCCGCAGCACGTATCGCTTCTTCGAAGCGCACATGAACGAAGCCGCGATGCGCACGCTCAAGATTCAGAGCGCGCTGCACGAAGCGCTCGGCAAGGGCTATTTCTCGCTGCACTTCCAGCCGAAGTTCCGCGGCGACAGCGGCGAAGTCGCGGGCGCGGAAGCGCTGATCCGCCTGAATCACCCGGACATCGGCGTGCTCGCGCCGATGGAATTCATCCCGATCGCGGAACGCTCGGGGCAGATCGTGCAGATCGGCTATTGGGTGGTGCGCGAGACGTGCCGCCAGATCCGGCGCTGGGAAAAGTCCGGCCTGCCGTCGATGAAAGTCGCGATCAACCTGTCGCCGCGTCAGATGACGCAGCCGGATCTCGTCACGCAGACGCTGGAGATCGTGCGCACGGAAGGCGTCGATTGCAGCCAGATCATGTTCGAGATCACCGAAACGGTGGCGATGCAGGACGCCGCCAAGACGACGGAAATGATCCGCGAGTTCCAGGACAGCGGCTTCGAGATTTCAATCGACGATTTCGGCACCGGTTATTCGAGCCTCGCCTATCTGCAGCGCTTTCGCGTGAAGCAACTGAAGATCGACCGCTTCTTCACGAACGGGCTCGATGCCGACGGCCACGAAGGCAGCGCGATCGTGCAGGCGATCATCGCGCTCGCGCACTCGCTGGAAATGGACGTGGTGGCGGAAGGCGTCGAAACGGCTTCGCAGCTCGACAAGCTCAAAGACCTGCAATGCGACGAAATGCAGGGCTTTCTGCTCGGCAAGCCGCTCACGGCCGACGCATTCAGCGCGCTGCTTCAGGAGCGCATGACGGCCGTCTGA
- a CDS encoding rhodanese-like domain-containing protein, which yields MPASNVSAVPAADSATALAHFESSLRFETDCWDVSDSLASGHADFVLLDVRSPEHFARGHIPGAINFPHRKITESKLREYSADTLFVTYCAGPHCNGATRGAIRLAQLGRPVKIMIGGVTGWLDEGFVLETQAASACTEMRQQP from the coding sequence ATGCCCGCTTCCAACGTCAGCGCCGTCCCCGCCGCCGACAGCGCCACGGCGCTCGCACACTTCGAGTCTTCGTTGCGCTTCGAAACCGACTGCTGGGACGTGTCGGACAGTCTCGCGTCGGGCCACGCCGACTTCGTGCTGCTCGACGTGCGCAGTCCCGAGCATTTCGCGCGCGGCCATATTCCTGGCGCGATCAATTTTCCGCATAGGAAGATTACCGAATCTAAATTGCGCGAATATTCGGCCGATACACTATTCGTCACCTATTGCGCCGGTCCGCATTGCAATGGCGCGACGCGCGGCGCAATCCGGCTCGCGCAACTCGGGCGGCCTGTGAAAATCATGATCGGCGGCGTGACGGGCTGGCTCGACGAAGGCTTCGTGCTGGAAACGCAGGCAGCAAGCGCCTGTACAGAAATGCGACAACAACCCTGA
- the ftrA gene encoding transcriptional regulator FtrA, whose protein sequence is MQDHLVAALVYDRLCTFEFGCVTELFALDRPELGVEWYRFAVCAVEPGPIRAAGGISVAAPYTLKMLDRATTIVVPGWRDPDELPPEPLLKKIRAAVERGARVCSICSGVFVLAAAGVLDGKTVTTHWRYADKLQQRYPQLRVKPDALYVDEGQVITSAGSGAGLDMLLHLVRRDYGSAIANRVAQRLVVPPHREGGQAQFVPRPMPQDDSGRLARLMDYVRANPAREHTLASLAGHAAMSPRTLQRQFRDATGMAPYEWLIRERVAIARDLLESPADLPMSRVAEMAGFGSEESLRRHFRRIALTSPGAYRKKFGAA, encoded by the coding sequence ATGCAAGATCATCTCGTCGCGGCGCTCGTCTACGACCGCCTGTGCACCTTCGAATTCGGCTGCGTGACCGAACTGTTCGCGCTCGATCGTCCGGAACTGGGCGTCGAGTGGTATCGCTTTGCCGTGTGCGCCGTCGAACCCGGTCCGATTCGCGCGGCGGGCGGCATTAGCGTCGCGGCGCCGTACACGCTCAAAATGCTCGATCGCGCGACGACGATCGTTGTGCCCGGCTGGCGCGATCCCGATGAGCTTCCGCCCGAGCCGCTGCTGAAGAAGATCCGCGCGGCCGTCGAGCGCGGCGCGCGCGTCTGCTCGATCTGTTCCGGCGTGTTCGTGCTCGCGGCGGCAGGCGTGCTCGACGGCAAGACGGTCACGACACACTGGCGTTATGCCGACAAGTTGCAGCAGCGCTATCCGCAACTGCGTGTGAAGCCCGATGCGCTGTATGTCGATGAAGGGCAGGTGATTACGTCGGCGGGATCGGGGGCGGGGCTCGACATGCTGCTGCATCTCGTGCGGCGCGATTACGGCAGCGCGATTGCGAATCGCGTGGCGCAGCGGCTCGTCGTGCCGCCGCATCGCGAGGGCGGCCAGGCGCAGTTCGTCCCGCGTCCGATGCCACAGGACGACAGTGGCCGGCTCGCGCGTCTGATGGATTACGTGCGCGCCAATCCCGCGCGCGAGCACACGCTGGCGTCGCTGGCTGGCCACGCCGCGATGAGTCCGCGTACGCTGCAGCGGCAGTTCCGCGACGCGACGGGCATGGCGCCTTATGAATGGCTGATTCGCGAGCGCGTGGCGATTGCGCGCGATCTGCTCGAATCGCCCGCCGATCTGCCGATGTCGCGCGTCGCGGAAATGGCGGGCTTCGGGTCCGAAGAGTCGCTGCGACGGCACTTCAGGCGCATTGCGCTGACGAGTCCGGGCGCGTATCGGAAGAAGTTTGGCGCGGCTTAG